The following are encoded together in the Daucus carota subsp. sativus chromosome 5, DH1 v3.0, whole genome shotgun sequence genome:
- the LOC108221589 gene encoding zinc finger BED domain-containing protein RICESLEEPER 1-like, whose protein sequence is MAEKMLVKFEKYWDVIHGIVGVSTVLDPRYKLEVLEFYFDKLFGSRALVEVENVRTLCFSLLREYHQKLNSNTEGNDESVTSSNSATTGHVSQYDLFISTKKRKKVDFIKSELEHYLDEDVWTKADGFDVLSWWKLNSPKYPTLACMARDLLAVPASTVASESAFSYSGRLVSHLRDMQLSIKILRWRILVLLENSDFLRRSQGGFQALAEYKNLDAQD, encoded by the exons ATGGCAGAGAAAATGTTAGTGAAATTTGAGAAATATTGGGATGTGATTCATGGTATTGTTGGAGTTTCAACAGTTTTGGATCCTAGATACAAGTTGGAGGTGTtggaattttattttgataaactTTTTGGGTCACGTGCTCTAGTAGAAGTTGAAAATGTCCGTACTCTTTGTTTTTCTTTGCTGAGGGAGTACCATCAAAAACTTAATTCAAATACAGAAGGGAATGATGAATCTGTTACTTCATCAAATTCAGCTACTACTGGACATGTTTCGCAGtatgatttatttataagtaCTAAGAAACGTAAAAAGGTGGACTTCATAAAATCTGAGCTAGAACATTATTTGGATGAGGATGTTTGGACAAAGGCAGATGGTTTTGATGTATTATCTTGGTGGAAGTTAAATTCACCCAAATATCCAACATTAGCTTGCATGGCTCGAGATCTTTTAGCTGTTCCCGCGTCTACTGTAGCTTCGGAGTCAGCTTTTAGCTACAGCGGAAGGTTG GTGAGTCATCTTCGGGATATGCAACTATCTATAAAGATTTTGAGGTGGAGGATTCTTGTTTTACTAGAGAACTCTGATTTTTTAAG GAGGAGCCAGGGAGGATTTCAGGCATTGGCCGAATACAAAAATCTGGATGCTCAGGATTAG